TGGTATCGGGCGATGGAGGATGCCGGGGAAATGGTCGCGATTCGCGATCGCGTCAGCCTGCGTCGGCAGGTCGAAGCCTGGAAAAATCCCGGACCCAAGCAACCGATTGGTTACATTCTGAGTTTGGAGGGCGCGGACTCGATCATCACACCGGCCTACGTGGAGAGGTCCTATGCTCAGGGATTGCGCGCCATCGGCCCGGCGCACTACGGGCTGGGGCGCTATGCCCAGGGCACGGACGCCACTGGAGGATTGGGACCGAAGGGCAAGGAGTTGTTGAGCGAGATGCGGCGGCTTGGGATGATTCTGGATGCGACCCATCTGTGCGATGACAGCTTCTGGGAAGCCTTGAGCGTGTTCGACGGACCCGTTTGGGCCAGTCATCACAACTGTCGGACCCTGGTGCCCCACAACCGCCAGCTGAGCGACGACATGATCCGCGAGTTTGTGAAGCGCGGCGCCGTGATCGGCTCGGTATTCGATGCCTGGATGATGGTTCCGGGGTGGATCCGCGGACAACACACCCCCGAGGGCACCGGGCTGAAGCTTGAAGCGATTGTGGAGCATATGGACCACATTTGTCAGATCGCCGGCAACGCGAACCATGTGGGGATTGGCTCTGATCTCGATGGGGCATTCGGCACCGAGCAGACCCCCGCGGACGTGAAAAGCATCCAT
This Verrucomicrobiales bacterium DNA region includes the following protein-coding sequences:
- a CDS encoding membrane dipeptidase; this translates as MLILDAHLDLAMNAMEWNRDLTRPLDEIRRREAGLTDKPDRGRGTVSLPEMRRAGIGICVATQIARFVKPTNPLPGWFSVEQAWAQTQGQLAWYRAMEDAGEMVAIRDRVSLRRQVEAWKNPGPKQPIGYILSLEGADSIITPAYVERSYAQGLRAIGPAHYGLGRYAQGTDATGGLGPKGKELLSEMRRLGMILDATHLCDDSFWEALSVFDGPVWASHHNCRTLVPHNRQLSDDMIREFVKRGAVIGSVFDAWMMVPGWIRGQHTPEGTGLKLEAIVEHMDHICQIAGNANHVGIGSDLDGAFGTEQTPADVKSIHDLTRLPEILQGRGYKPADIEGIMHGNFLRFLDKNLS